Proteins from one Monodelphis domestica isolate mMonDom1 chromosome 6, mMonDom1.pri, whole genome shotgun sequence genomic window:
- the LOC100025038 gene encoding putative olfactory receptor 5AK3 — MIQGNGTRVTEFILVGFAVRQELQYILFIVFLVIYMTSLVGNVGMILLIKCDARLHTPMYFFLQNLAFADLCYTSAITPKMLLNFLVLDKSISFSGCVMQLYVYGIFATSECYLLAAMAVDRYVAICNPLRYPVVMSQKVCILLISVSYVMGFLNATTHTGFLFSLSFCNSNIINHFFCDAPPILVLSCSNIDVNVMLLVIFVGFNLSNTLLVVFFSYVYILAAILRMSSKSGRHKAFSTCASHLTAVTIFYGTLFYMYLQPSSSESQENDKVASVFYGIVIPMLNPLIYSLRNKEVKEAMNIITKKFS, encoded by the coding sequence ATGATCCAAGGGAATGGCACCAGAGTGACTGAGTTCATACTAGTGGGATTTGCAGTTCGACAAGAATTACAATACATTCTCTTCATTGTGTTCCTGGTCATCTACATGACTTCTCTAGTAGGCAATGTTGGTATGATTCTGCTCATCAAGTGTGATGCTCGCCTTCACACTCCCAtgtattttttcctccaaaacttGGCTTTTGCTGACCTCTGTTACACCTCTGCCATTACTCCCAAGATGCTATTGAACTTCCTGGTCTTGGATAAATCGATCTCATTCTCTGGGTGTGTGATGCAATTGTATGTTTATGGCATATTTGCCACAAGTGAATGTTACCTTCTGGCTGCCATGGCTGTAGACCGTTATGTGGCCATCTGCAACCCACTCCGTTATCCAGTAGTCATGTCCCAAAAGGTCTGCATTCTACTCATCTCTGTCTCCTATGTTATGGGTTTCCTGAATGCCACCACACACACAGGCTTTCTCTTTTCACTGTCCTTCTGCAATTCCAATATAATCAATCACTTCTTCTGTGATGCACCCCCAATCCTGGTGCTTTCCTGTTCCAATATTGATGTCAATGTCATGTTGTTAGTCATTTTTGTGGGATTTAACCTTTCAAATACATTGCTGGTTGTGTTCTTCTCCTATGTTTACATCCTGGCTGCCATCTTGAGGATGTCCTCCAAATCAGGGAGGCACAAAGCCTTCTCTACTTGTGCCTCCCACCTGACTGCAGTCACCATTTTCTATGGCACACTCTTTTACATGTATTTACAACCTTCTTCCAGTGAGTCACAAGAGAATGATAAAGTGGCTTCTGTGTTTTATGGTATTGTGATACCCATGCTGAACCCCTTGATCTACAGTCTGAGGAACAAGGAGGTAAAAGAGGCCATGAACATTATCACAAAAAAATTTTCCTGA
- the LOC100025055 gene encoding putative olfactory receptor 5AK3, with protein MTQGNGTRVTEFILLGFEVRQELQYILFLVFLVIYITSLVGNVGMILLIKCDARLHTPMYFFLQNLAFVDLCYTSAITPKMLLNFLVSDKSISFLGCVIQLYIYSTFATTECYLLAVMAVDRYVAICNPLRYPVVMSQRACILLVTGSGVMGFLNTTTHIGLLLSLSFCNSNIINHFFCDGPPILALSCSNIDVNIMVVVIFVGFNLSSTLLVVFFSYVYILAAILRMSSTSGRHKAFSTCASHLTAVTIFYGTLSYMYLQPSSSESQENDKVASVFYGIVIPMLNPLIYSLRNKEVKEAVKVLIKSCS; from the coding sequence ATGACCCAAGGAAATGGCACCAGAGTGACTGAGTTCATTCTACTGGGATTCGAAGTTCGACAAGAATTACAATATATTCTCTTCCTTGTGTTTCTAGTCATCTACATTACTTCTCTAGTAGGCAATGTTGGTATGATTCTGCTCATCAAGTGTGATGCCCGCCTTCACACCCCCAtgtattttttcctccaaaacttGGCTTTTGTTGACCTCTGTTACACCTCTGCCATTACTCCCAAGATGCTATTGAACTTCCTGGTCTCAGATAAATCGATCTCCTTCTTGGGGTGTGTGATACAATTATATATCTATAGCACATTTGCCACAACTGAATGTTACCTTCTGGCTGTCATGGCTGTAGATCGTTATGTGGCCATCTGTAACCCTCTCCGTTATCCAGTAGTCATGTCCCAGAGGGCTTGTATTTTGCTGGTCACTGGATCTGGTGTTATGGGTTTCCTGAATACCACCACACACATAGGGCTTCTCCTTTCCTTGTCCTTCTGCAATTCCAACATAATCAATCACTTCTTTTGTGATGGGCCCCCAATCCTGGCCCTCTCCTGTTCTAATATCGATGTCAATATCATGGTGGTAGTCATTTTTGTGGGCTTTAACCTGTCAAGCACATTGCTGGTTGTGTTCTTCTCCTATGTTTACATCTTGGCTGCCATCTTGAGGATGTCCTCCACTTCAGGAAGGCACAAAGCCTTCTCTACTTGTGCCTCCCACCTGACTGCAGTCACCATTTTCTATGGCACACTCTCTTACATGTATTTACAACCTTCTTCCAGTGAGTCACAAGAGAATGATAAAGTGGCTTCTGTGTTTTATGGTATTGTGATACCCATGCTGAACCCCCTGATCTATAGTCTGAGGAACAAGGAGGTAAAAGAGGCTGTGAAAGTTCTCATAAAAAGTTGTTCATGA